catagctttctattatactttaaaatttgcatcaatacttatttatatgttaatatttcatatttctaagtatgattttaaaatCAATCTACATTCAAAGATTTATTTaatcttataaatatattaataagtacggattcagtgctaattgtcgttttaaacctTGGAAATGatgcgtaaaatatattataaaattacccaataaggcatacttctaaattggaatatgtaggaataaaaataaagttatagaactgattaaaatgaattgtgaatttatatacattcattaaaaacaatataaatttatataatttgcatatagatgtaagtaaaataacttaatttgaaaatattataattttaataaaactgtggtttattgtattagaaacaagtatttaaatatttaatatatttaaaaaatagactatttatatattttaaggattatagtaataatataatttttatttttttagatttatacagcatttaattttttgaaggACAATCATCaaaacataagatataaatatattccttttttatgttaaaaaatactttaaattctttatagaaggatatccatttttataataaagatataccagatgttagtaagaatatcattttttgtataaaatttattgcatatatatataataaaaattgtattaagcaactctctatttaaggtaactTAGTTAATTAGCATAAACACAAATAGAACGTTTCTTTAgtaataacattattttattattccatattaatttaattattgaaaaacatataaaatatttaactacagacagctGATATATATTgggttaaagtatttgcATCACACATTTGGTGCAGTACATATAAAAGAACATGCttctactcaatttacaaaccaaaaataaaatctgattataatgaatgaatatatggtatatacattttctttaataaaaatgttttccTTTACACTTTTTGATAtcgtattatatataaatatcattaaactttattttaataatattttcaataatgcaaatttctaataatttttttaaatgtttttttagtgGGGTAAGTTCGTTTTTGTAAGAAcgaattttatatatgaaccaaataatagaaaatatagattTATAAATAGTCAGAATTTCAAAGAATATTGTAATAATCAAATATGTGATATTGatctcgataaaattaatgctgcgtgtttatatttgtttaatgAACTCTTTGGGAGCTCTGACACGTTTAAGacaaattcaaaaaataatatcaatattactgagtacattataatatggttaagttatatattAAGCCTAAAATCACATGAGGGAATCAGTAAtctaaatgatttttatgataaatatataaaggaTGATGCGAagtataacaataaaataaaggaTGTTACTGCTTATGATAgttataaggatcttatagataaaaaagaaaatttgaTGAGTATTGGTATTAAAGATATGTCTAGATTTTATCATGCATTTAATGAATTatgtaatatgtataatagaTTTGATACAACAAAACCAGATTGCAAGAATTATTTGAAAGATGCTaaaaattttgttaaaaaatatgatgaactTAATGAAgattataataatggtaAAGACAGCCCATATAATCAATTATTATCTACATTATCACATGATTATAATAggtttaaaaatatatgtaatgatGCTCAATCTAGCAACTTTCCATCACTTCCAACATATTCACGAAAATTTGTAATAAAAAGCACACTAATTCCAAttgcatttatatttgttaccGTATCGATTTTCTTGGGAATTacatataaggtaaataataagttaattaaacaatatattcAGCATTGATTAAtttgtgaatataaataaattatagatttttttaaatttttatattagtattcgttactTGGATTTTGGAAacgatttaaaaaacaacaaataagagaaagaataaaaaatataaagaagaaaatgaaccaataatatatgattcgaatattaataataatttatatattttaataaactgtctattggaaagtaatttttgcataattttatatagtttttatgttgtgggttaGGGTTGTGCTTATGggacccatattcgggttagggctaagtattatatatttatctaattttttataatttaaacactaatttaatacATGTGTcattccgtatgtttaatttcAAGAAGAAATTTAAAGgtctaaatatgcaaccCAAAATGGGCATAAGTTAATATGAACGGGgttacataatatattttataagttataatatatataattgagtgttcatgccgatttaatatgattaaaataaaatgtctaaattgtatatattaatatagatctTGACTATATATGAAGTCGTATTATTcaatatcataattgcctattatataagccttgataacccagaattatattcaattatgcatataataatatgtttctatattttatgaagattttatttagtgaaacttataacttgtatcatatttattttgatttaaatcatgatatccaactgaactgtaataatatagattcataaaatatcgatcgatattcgacaatacaacgttatctataaaatgcattttatgcatctaacatttttagtaatacataaaaaatgtacatattaataaaaaattacattatagatatatgtatacaatccttttaattttatgttatatatagtatcattttatgctaaagttttaaattcaaatagtagagatacttatatatacattagtttatttactataaagatataacattagattaattaatattaatttttaagctttatagtttttaagtataaatatattacatttaaaattttaaaaaaataaaatataagtatattaataaatttcatatcatattttgttctaatagttataaataattagaTAGATAGAATAACGTTATTATTGTACccctataaatataatataataaattactcTACTAgtaaataatattgaaatatcgt
The Plasmodium yoelii strain 17X genome assembly, chromosome: 4 genome window above contains:
- a CDS encoding PIR protein; the encoded protein is MNEYMWGKFVFVRTNFIYEPNNRKYRFINSQNFKEYCNNQICDIDLDKINAACLYLFNELFGSSDTFKTNSKNNINITEYIIIWLSYILSLKSHEGISNLNDFYDKYIKDDAKYNNKIKDVTAYDSYKDLIDKKENLMSIGIKDMSRFYHAFNELCNMYNRFDTTKPDCKNYLKDAKNFVKKYDELNEDYNNGKDSPYNQLLSTLSHDYNRFKNICNDAQSSNFPSLPTYSRKFVIKSTLIPIAFIFVTVSIFLGITYKYSLLGFWKRFKKQQIRERIKNIKKKMNQ